ctgaatttcactcgagtttgcggccctttcatgattgggtccacaacaagagcatatccacccggattcggcatgatcttagggtgatccttaaatgaccaggtaatttcctgatctgaccacagcatgtatttggggactgccggcatcacagcattgacctccatggagcggcggtgcacactttgcctgtctgttggctcggtgacaaagacaacacagcacatatgcgggccctcgtaaacattccggcctaaaggtgccggtggaggtggttgatcatcgttttgctccacccggttaacctgctggtactgctgcctatttggttgctgctgtaccggtaaagcatttgctccggtgagtggtggcggtggtggtagttgttgttgacgcagcatatcttgcgatggtggcaacactgttgagcacccttgtgcctgcgcgtcctttaccgttcccttttgcatcaagtacttagtccaagaacaatcctttgtcaggtgatttgacgggtgatccgggtttggcgtgtgccaccggcaaggttgatccatagcggcttccatggtgtattttacgggttcctgccagttctttttctagccccagggtttcttttcgacccactacttttttggacccgcccacggctgcgatccggttttttgcctttggctgccgccggcGTCATAGttttcttgcacggcagcaacgtgctgcggagcgtaccttcgatctgggaattcttcccttctcttgtggttccggttgtcccggtattgttcctgtcgctgctccggctcagcttgttctgctggttgcaatgggtctcccaatgcatagctgtccgccacacgtatcatttctgccaaggttgttggcatgcttctctgcagcttttgccatagcggtgatcctctccggcatccttgactgaaccaagcaatcgcttgtgcttcaatcactccttcacacgtgtttcttgttgagttccatcgggtgagataatctctgtctgtctcaccggcacgttgctggcataaagtgagctgctggggccggtttggcctcttgtaagtgctactgaagttgtttacgaaggcttcctcaaagtccagccatccgttgatgctccctgccggcaagttgttaaaccaaatccgtgcagggcctaccaggtaggacggtatgattctcactgcccaacgccggtttactccaccaccagcaacataaacagctgtgacatagtccgccagccaatcttccggcttggtcgtgccatcatatgtttttgtgtctcgaggcagctggaaattgcgtactggtggctcctctcccatgatccgtgggccaaaacattttgggccaggaggaccctcagattcgatcatttcggaaagatgtactctgtccagcctgtgcctcgcatcctggtctggcaaacatctttcccccaggcgatctcccaaggggttccggtagactcttgttcgctctacctcggaatctccctctccgtatctttccggttccgcggctcttgcctgccggtaccttggtggtggcatctcctcatacgctgcccttgcagctcgataattttgcccggtctcgtgtctaccggcatgattgtttccggcatagcctcctctggcgtagcctcgctctgccccttggctttttctaccggcatcatgttgcccggcttgttgttttccggcaagaaccggatcgtacacagtcatctgctgtgcgttcatctctttttctcttcttctgtccgggtgGGGGgaagatgcctgcccatgggacttgcttccggcattctttgttgaacgtgtggattttgaggccgcggccttgttcagcttagccagttgctcagcattctgctgatcaatagtttctagcagctctctaacacgctcttgctgttttgccagagcatctccggaaagcgattcacacagctctactgcagctttagcagcttttatagttttatccgggctgctgtacttaggttttttcacgatgctaacagatgcagaggtactcttgccggcaagaatttctttgcgcaaatcctgatctaggttgcgagcttttagccggttctccggtatcctagcagcatgtgcgctaacagaagcaaagccatgggcagcgttatactcacgtagggttaggttcagctcgcgctgcgcccggaggatgtccttgccgctctcgagcaccttttggcgctgcacctccagctccgcctgagccgctgccgggtcgatgttctgcgcgatgggggtggcgaggacgttcatcgccgcttgaagcggtgtttccggtggcgcggatgacgctcccgctgcgcctgcgtcgcgctccagcggtggcttggccgcacgggtcgaagccgcacgaccagcaccttcacccacagcctcttttcctgcaccaaccacgccggtcatcattacctcgatgctgccagcggcgcggccagcacagagccatcttggcgggtccggtgccaccagcaccggcgagaggcgctggcgcacagggacggtgccgaagtagacgcggtggctgccaaactcgatgatgcggccgttcttggggaagatgccgccgttggcgaagcagcccgcgttgtcgttgatgaagtccatggcgtagatgcgctgcacgagcgcggacaccgtacgctcgccggagatctcgaggatgcccgcccgaatgtgaactccttcaagcgccacttcattccccacggtgggcgccaactgtcgtcgtggcgaacgagcagatgccataggatggcttagattcgggccgaatggacgctagaggattcgggggagggtttgcgactagatgggacgaacttccggatgctttcctcaagaacacaaccaaaggccggtatgcaagaagagagacaagaggaagaactctttactagatcgctagcttcattgatctcaacatggttacaggtgctcgaatacaagttctatcgtctaatcccttctgtggacacgcgcctgtatgaggcagtatcccctctccttatataggggagagggtggcttacagaacaaggaaccctaatggcatctttgactggacaaactactttacaaagctactttaatcatagataacgccggggtcctctttaatcaggaacgctgacgtcctccggcttctttcagcgtcatctctctctttggcgccagggctctgattaaagccactttgcttagctcatctttgtcttcttgctctgaagagaatctttgaccagtcatgccgacaggcccttctctccggtatcttctttaccgggttccggcataccccttggggataccggcttagcttcacttagcccaaactcctacctttgtttccggtaagaacattaaaccggtatctcgatgtctcaaaccatccggtttggcatgcctttggcataccgggggttatccccccaacactgAGAGGTAGAGGGGTCGAGATTGGGGAATGGTTACCTTCTCCTTTGGAGGATGAACCGTCGGACGTCGACATGGTGGTGTCGGCGGTGAGGTCgtgtcggcggcggcggagcttccCGTCAGTGCCGCGCTTAACCCTAGATCGGATTGGTTTGTCGGTGGGGCGTACGGCAACGCGGTGAACCTCGTACTACGAGCCGCCGGCCCCCCACCTCTCTCTCTATAGCGCtggcgacaggggcccaccaaccataacgggttgggcgcccccgatcaggacGCAGGTCAAAAGGGGCCCGGAGGGCCGTTGGGCCCACGCGGGAGAGAGATCAATCTAACACAGATCATCCACatatttatcatttttgtgtagctcataatgcaaagtactccctccgtctcatgaagtttgtttaagatttgtcaaAAAATTAGATGATACTACCTGCAtcgtgggatggagggagtatttaaAATTGATATTTTCCAGGTTTGTGGGATACCTCATTACCTACACCCGTATTTATTTCCAAAAGAAATTGAAACCTACGAATATGATTTTTGAAAGAAAAAATTTAAAGAACAGGTTCACTGGTGGCCGGGAGCCACAAATCTCCACCCTAATATAACAGCATAGTATCTTCAATATGTTgtattgtgattcaaattcatatactaaagggagtctAACTTCTAACGACCCGCGGTACGGTATGTATCGTTGGCACCACCTATATATACATCGTGTAAGCCGCTGGCTAggatttatcagattataagataacccacggtgtttgtaaacactccccgatatagtgaagttttgctggctggcgcccatggtttttttcccttctgtgttggaaggggttttccacgttaaatcttatgTCACCGCTGCGTTTCCCTTTAtccttcttcgttatttgcttgtcgcttttataacacatTATGCATCAAAATAGTTACCATTAGTCCATCAGAAAGACACGCCCCCGATACCGGCTCGATAGCATTTTGGCGGCCGGGAGCGAAAATGGACACACACCAACGCGCCCCAAACGGCGTCGGccaattttggagcccaatagGATCGTCGACAACCCCGTGCCAGCCTCTTCGCCAAGGGCGTGAATCAggtgcgccggcgcctcgcgaaaCGACGGTTTTCGtgggtgggggcgccttgtcagcgagggGGCACGGCGGTTCGCATCGGAAACGACGCGGGGAGGTTGACCATCGGCGTTAATGGCCTCCCGCATGGAAACCAAAACAGCGAGGgcggcgactggccacgcggcgtccacctaCCTTACCCACGCGCCTTCAATGCGCGTCCGCCGCCTTCCTTAAAACCACACTAGCTCGCACTCCTCTCTTTCCCCGCCGTCCATCCCTAGCCGCCGCCATCCCACCTCCGCGCGAACCACCACCCGGCGATGGCGCACAACGaccaggccggcggcagcggcggcggcatcCTCCGCTCGATGCAGCTGTCGTACGACGAGGTCGGCGTGCTGTACTGGCACCGCATCCCCGTGCCAGTGCAGTACAAGCTGCCGCACGGATGGCACGTCTCCAACGGCGGCTTCGCCatgccgccatcgccgccgcgaGGACCACAGACGCGGGCTCTCGCCAGGCAACGGCGCTCCGAGATGACGCTGAGGAGAGGAGCCTCCCGGAGAATGCCCTCGACAGCCCGTCCTGGGAACAGCGCTTCAGCAACGAGCGCGTCGTCGCGCTCGCGCGGACGGACAATCCCTCGGGCGGCCGCTTCAACAACATCGGCTGCCTGGTACGGCCGCGACGTCGACGCCACGCTCCACGAGTACGACTATCGTCCACGCTTCCGCGGGCAACGGGAGCCGGTCTACTTCCCGCAGGCGGCGATCATGGCGCCGACGCCTACCACGCAGGGGGCGCCGGCACggaccgcggcgtccggaacctcCCGCATCGGATCGTCCGCCGTCGGGCGCACGCGCTCGGCCGCGCCCGCGCCTCCTTCCGGAGGTGTCGTCATCCGCGACGACGCGGCGCGGGGTGCCTCCTCTGCTCTGGGTCGTCGGACGACGGGGTCGGGCCGCCGCTCCCGCGTCAAGGAGGACGCCTCACCAGCACTTCCGCCGGCGAAGAAGACATTGTGGGAGAAGGAGGCCGAGGCGCAGGCGGCCCTCCGTGGCGACGGCGACGAGGAAGAGTTCCCCGGCTAGAACTTCATCCTCGGCCGCTCTGTCGACGAAGACTATCGCCACATCGCGATCGACCCGCGGCAGGCGGCGGTGTGGTCCGCCAGCGACCACGGCGCCAACTACGTCGACCTCGCCGGACCATCCGAGCTGCCGACgccaaaggaggagaaggccgacgaggaggaggccgacgaCGCCGATAGCTGGTCCTTCGGGACATCCAGCGGCGTCGACCTGGATTtcagcgccttcgactccccgtgCCACTAGATGTTTATTTTTAGTATTGTAGTTTAAATTCAcgttaaatttgtacaaatttcgtTCGAACTACGTATGAATATTCGTGTTGCAAATTTATATTTAAATTTCCAAATCTATCGGGAGCAAATTTGTATTTAAATTTCCAAATCTATCGGGCCTATTTGGGAGCGcggtgtgggagcagctcccCTAAATGGAGGATGTTGTGCCGACGCCCCCCAAACAGAGGTGCCAGCGCCTATTTGGGggctaccggtggagatgctcttagtgaaGTTACATGCCCGACACTGGCAAAAATCATCTCAGTCACGGTATATTTCACAAACACCAAACAAATCACACCAATGCAGAAGAAACTATATGTGACCAACATATGGAGTTCAATGTCAGCAAAAATAATTTCACAGAAGCTACAACAGAGCACTGAATCAATGACCTTCAACGTCGGCACTCACATATGGAGTTCAATGTCAGCAAAAATAATTTCACAGAAGCTACAACAGAGCACTGAATCAATGACCTTCAACGTCGGCTATGCTGGTAATAATAGATCAAGAACCAAGAATCAAGCTTCGGAACAAACACAATGAGACCATACTCCATTGGCAAAATATTGTCTCACTGCAGGATCCAGAAATGGGTTCAAAGCCAGCCAGCTAAAAAGTAAATTCAAGAAAATACTAATTAACCAAACCAGACAAAGCACAATTCACAGTTGCAATTCATTGTTACAACAATACGCATTGCACATATATGAAATATAAAGATTGGTCAAGTTACATGCGAATCAACAGAATGAGCTGAAACGGTGCCTGAGAACTGAAGGAAAGTAATACAATAATAACAGATGAGTTTTAATATCAGCAGATTCACAGTTTCTAAAATGCTACGATAATAATAGACCAGTAGACAAGAGGAGTAATAGAATAGAATAGTTACTCCATTATGCATCTGAATGCAGGACAGGACGGTATTTACAGACACTGACCACACACCCACAAACCCTGACTTGCTAAAAACACATTACAAGATGTAGATACAAAGACAACAGATCACGAGACACTTCTCTTATGTACATCCGGAAGCTGTCTGCTGCGATTGTGCAGTTCCAAAAGCCACACAACCAGTAGGGTGGGCAGACCACGAACTCATGACGACTCAACTCCAACAGGTACTACTAACTTAAAATTAAGTAACCAGCTGTATCCTCAGGGCGGAAAATTTACAGGTTGGTTGAGGTGGCAAAATAGCGCTAGGGTCAATGGGGATATGATCAAATTGCtcaggcaaaggttactgcacacTGGGTCTCTTTGTTCCCGCACGCGAAACCTTCGATCCTTACTTTCGGACTGCTACTAGCCCCGCAAGACGGAGAGCCTACTTCAGCTCTTCCACCGAGCATCTTGCTGAATGGGCTACTCCCTAGAGGAGAAAAAGAAGGTGTGTTCCTACCAAACTGCGGATCATTCACAACAGGGTTGTTAGTGCGGACAGGAGGCGAGCCACAGAAAAAGGTCACCTGGCTGCCTGGATCAGTATCAACATCAGGGTCATTCTGAAAAAAGAGAGTTGGTATCAGACATTGAGGATATGATGCAGCACACAATAATCAGAGTCTGGCAATTTAAAAGGACCAAGAAGAGTGTTACCTTGCTGAGGATGAGATCAAGGATATCAGAGGCGGAGTCTGCT
This Lolium perenne isolate Kyuss_39 chromosome 1, Kyuss_2.0, whole genome shotgun sequence DNA region includes the following protein-coding sequences:
- the LOC127318767 gene encoding uncharacterized protein, encoding MEHYTMRLGPAAAAATQQLSWGGDPPLPDRRSRFWQMDYASQQQQRIEVICPQPRRLSRPPFLMEPVTRASAKPNGTLQVYRADSASDILDLILSKNDPDVDTDPGSQVTFFCGSPPVRTNNPVVNDPQFGRNTPSFSPLGSSPFSKMLGGRAEVGSPSCGASSSPKVRIEGFACGNKETQCAVTFA